One segment of Salvelinus fontinalis isolate EN_2023a chromosome 12, ASM2944872v1, whole genome shotgun sequence DNA contains the following:
- the LOC129866576 gene encoding S-antigen protein: MPLENLWKTPGKPQEDHRKTSGRPQEDPRKTTGRPHEDPRKTSGRPQEDPRKTPGRPQEDLRKTTGRPQEDPRKTSGRPQEDPRKTTGRPHEDPRKTSGRPHEDPRKTPGRPPEDLRKTLGRPQEDPRKTPGRLQEDPRKTPGRPQEDPRKTTGRPQEDPRKTSGRPQEDPRKTSGRPQEDSRKTLGRPQEDPRKTSGRPQEDLRKTSGRPREDLGKTPGRPREDSRKTPGRP; encoded by the coding sequence ATGCCCCTAGAAAACCTCTGGAAGACTCCAGGAAAACCCCAGGAAGACCACAGGAAGACCTCAGGAAGACCCCAGGAAGACCCCAGGAAGACCACAGGAAGACCTCATGAAGACCCCAGGAAGACCTCAGGAAGACCTCAGGAAGACCCCAGGAAGACCCCAGGAAGACCACAGGAAGACCTCAGGAAGACCACAGGAAGACCCCAGGAAGACCCCAGGAAGACCTCAGGAAGACCCCAGGAAGACCCCAGGAAGACCACAGGAAGACCTCATGAAGACCCCAGGAAGACCTCAGGAAGACCTCATGAAGACCCCAGGAAGACCCCAGGAAGACCTCCGGAAGACCTCAGGAAGACCCTAGGAAGACCTCAGGAAGACCCCAGGAAGACTCCAGGAAGACTCCAGGAAGACCCTAGGAAGACCCCAGGAAGACCACAGGAAGACCCCAGGAAGACCACAGGAAGACCCCAGGAAGACCCCAGGAAGACCTCAGGAAGACCTCAGGAAGACCCTAGGAAGACCTCAGGAAGACCCCAGGAAGACTCCAGGAAGACCCTAGGAAGACCCCAGGAAGACCCCAGGAAGACCTCAGGAAGACCCCAGGAAGACCTCAGGAAGACCTCGGGAAGACCCCGGGAAGACCTCGGGAAGACCCCGGGAAGACCTCGGGAAGACTCCAGGAAGACCCCAGGAAGACCCTAG